A window of Fragaria vesca subsp. vesca linkage group LG7, FraVesHawaii_1.0, whole genome shotgun sequence contains these coding sequences:
- the LOC101306868 gene encoding integrator complex subunit 9-like: MKFTCLSKGGGYHFPPCHILDICGFRILLDCPLDLSALTIFSPIPSASKASSIDKENPKCLNCSGPSDREESLVRKRQKVERPLDADDLIYAEPWYKTVRNMHLWNTSFIDVVLISSPMGMLGLPFLTRTNGFSAKIYVTEATARLGQLMMDDLVSMHMEIRQLLGPEESSFPSWMKWEELKLLPSSLRDVALGKDGGELGSWMPLYSAADVKGCVQKAQRLKYAEETCYNSTLIIKAFSSGLEIGTCNWTINGPKGGIAFISSSIFDSAHAMNFDYLALRGNDTVIYSDFSSLDGTEDIESDHNNLVPTTHDFSSRKNEENDGQDWAESVLHVDDNLEEMQKLTFLSSHVIDSVKAGGSVLIPVSRLGIVLQLLEQISASLDVSGLKVPIYVVSSVGEELLAFTNIIPEWLCKPQQEKMFSGQPLFGHVELINEGKLHVFPAIHSPKLLMNWQEPCIVFSPHWSLRLGPSVHFLQRWCGDQNSLLILENELDVELALLPFKPMAMKVLRCSFLSGIRLLKVQPLLNVLQPKVLLFPKDLKLINSSKSTAFSIFQYCPDETLCIPSLKDKTELEIATDLACHFDWRKLKQGDISIARLKGELFRERGKQRLISGKVQESLEIRPLVHWGLPDLDRLLTVLSSRGIKGTVRKASSGYESENSTAILVTDPSEALIEVKETSTVITATSENLASVIFEAIGSILDGI; the protein is encoded by the exons ATGAAGTTT ACTTGTTTGAGCAAAGGTGGAGGGTACCATTTCCCACCTTGTCACATACTCGATATATGTGGTTTTAGGATTTTATTGGATTGCCCATTAGACCTTTCTGCTCTTACAATCTTCTCACCTATTCCTTCTGCTTCAAAAGCTAGTTCCATAGATAAAGAAAATCCCAAATGCTTAAACTGTAGTGGTCCGTCAGATCGTGAAGAATCCTTGGTTCGGAAGAGACAAAAAGTTGAAAGGCCCCTTGATGCCGATGACTTAATATATGCAGAGCCCTGGTACAAAACTGTCAGGAACATGCATCTATGGAACACCTCTTTTATTGATGTGGTATTGATATCAAGTCCGATGGGTATGCTAGGGTTACCATTTCTTACTCGAACAAATGGTTTCTCTGCTAAG ATATACGTGACTGAAGCCACAGCGAGACTCGGACAGCTTATGATGGACGATCTTGTTTCAATGCACATGGAAATCAGGCAGCTTTTGGGACCTGAAGAGTCGTCTTTTCCTTCGTGGATGAAGTGGGAAGAGCTTAAGCTTCTACCATCTTCCTTGAGAGATGTAGCTTTAGGCAAGGACGGAGGAGAGCTGGGTAGTTGGATGCCCTTATACAG TGCAGCAGATGTGAAGGGTTGCGTGCAGAAGGCTCAGAGACTTAAATATGCAGAAGAGACCTGCTACAACAGTACATTGATTATAAAGGCATTCAGTTCGGGTTTGGAAATAGGCACTTGTAATTGGACAATAAATGGTCCAAAAGGAGGAATTGCATTCATATCTAGTTCCATCTTTGATTCTGCTCATGCAATGAATTTTGATTATCTTGCTCTTCGAGGGAACGATACTGTGATATATTCGGATTTTTCTTCCTTGGATGGTACAGAAGATATTGAAAGTGATCATAATAACTTAGTTCCAACTACACATGATTTTTCATCTCGCAA AAATGAAGAAAATGATGGGCAAGACTGGGCCGAGTCGGTACTTCATGTTGATGATAATTTGGAGGAAATGCAGAAACTAACGTTTTTGTCCTCCCATGTCATTGATTCTGTAAAAGCTGGGGGCTCGGTCCTAATCCCTGTTAGTCGACTTGGAATTGTTCTGCAGCTGTTAGAACAAATATCGGCTTCACTGGATGTTTCAGGTTTGAAG GTTCCTATTTATGTTGTTTCTTCTGTTGGTGAAGAATTATTGGCTTTCACCAACATCATACCTGAATGGCTATGCAAACCGCAGCAAGAAAAG ATGTTTTCTGGTCAGCCATTGTTTGGACATGTTGAGCTTATAAATGAGGGGAAGCTTCATGTTTTTCCGGCTATCCATTCACCTAAGTTATT AATGAATTGGCAGGAGCCATGCATAGTTTTCTCTCCTCACTGGAGTCTGCGGCTTGGTCCTTCTGTTCATTTCCTGCAGCGCTGGTGTGGGGATCAGAATTCTCTACTCATTCTTGAG AATGAATTGGACGTTGAACTGGCTCTCTTGCCTTTCAAGCCAATGGCAATGAAGGTTCTTCGGTGCTCATTTCTTTCTGGGATAAG GTTGCTGAAAGTTCAACCATTGCTGAACGTACTGCAACCAAAAGTTCTCCTG TTCCCCAAGGATTTGAAGCTGATTAACTCTTCAAAATCAACTGCATTCTCGATCTTCCAGTACTGCCCTGATGAAACATTATGTATACCAAGCTTGAAGGACAAGACAGAATTGGAGATTGCAACTGACTTGGCTTGCCACTTTGATTGGAGAAAATTGAAACAGGGAGATATTAGTATAGCAAGGTTGAAGGGAGAGCTTTTTAGAGAGCGTGGCAAACAACGATTGATCTCTGGAAAAGTGCAGGAGTCCTTGGAGATCAGACCACTGGTACACTGGGGTTTACCTGATTTAGATAGGCTTTTGACAGTGTTGTCAAGCAGGGGCATCAAGGGTACTGTCCGAAAAGCAAGTAGTGGTTATGAATCAGAAAATTCTACTGCAATACTTGTAACTGATCCTAGCGAAGCACTTATAGAAGTCAAAGAAACTAGCACAGTAATTACGGCTACTTCCGAAAATTTAGCTTCCGTCATCTTTGAAGCTATAGGAAGTATTCTAGATGGAATATAG
- the LOC101314410 gene encoding protein PALE CRESS, chloroplastic-like — METRVLPLTCTLLPFSLMPCSSTYPSLWPSPLRPAYAPGTVLRRSVKKDEPILEGLPKEYYDDEWQAQQREKTKELHRRRQEEDEEEERKIEEYREIGMRLKDYPEDEVRKARKLISSFIRAAEEVEEKIEEAGEKGELTELVLMVIWNRLDLARRDDEKDVIRSLDLLYRRIEAEILKQEASPAMRLLNDLLNMHDGFDDEAWQKECKKCMIDTFPREDPFSILVPDGFDLDKHEGPLRLPLEVDDALLRVDFVREVDALLQEVWAVQSEVQITQELDPESIASRLKQQEKQRAIRLVETILNLAIDLKW; from the exons ATGGAGACAAGGGTATTGCCGCTTACTTGCACATTGCTTCCGTTTTCACTTATGCCATGCTCTTCAACCTATCCAAGTCTTTGGCCCTCACCTTTAAGACCCGCATATGCACCTGGCACAG TTTTAAGGAGGAGCGTGAAAAAGGATGAGCCAATATTAGAAGGTCTTCCGAAAGAATACTATGATGAT GAATGGCAAGCTCAACAGAGGGAGAAAACAAAGGAGTTACATCGAAGACGTCAAGAGGAAGATGAAGAGGAGGAGAGAAAGATTGAAGAGTATCGTGAGATTGGCATGAGGTTGAAGGATTATCCAGAAGATGAAGTTCGGAAAGCTCGGAAATTGATTTCTAGCTTTATTAGAGCGGCTGAAGAAGTGGAAGAG AAAATTGAAGAAGCTGGTGAGAAAGGGGAACTGACTGAACTTGTTTTGATGGTCATATGGAATCGCCTTGACCTCGCCCGACGGGAT GATGAAAAGGATGTTATTAGAAGTCTTGATTTGCTCTATAGAAGGATTGAG GCTGAGATTCTGAAACAGGAGGCCTCACCTGCCATGCGATTGCTCAACGATCTTTTAAATATGCATGATGGTTTTGATGATGAAGCGTGGCAGAAGGAATGTAAAAAGTGCATGATTGATACATTTCCACGCGAGGATCCATTTAGCATTTTAGTCCCAGATGGATTTGACCTTGATAAG CATGAAGGACCTCTTCGGCTACCACTTGAAGTTGATGACGCTCTATTGAGGGTAGACTTTGTAAGAGAGGTTGATGCACTGCTGCAAGAGGTCTGGGCTGTGCAAAGCGAGGTACAAATTACACAAGAGCTTGATCCTGAATCCATTGCAAGTAGATTGAAGCAGCAGGAGAAGCAACGTGCCATCCGGCTGGTAGAAACTATACTAAACCTGGCCATTGATTTAAAATGGTAG
- the LOC101306575 gene encoding pentatricopeptide repeat-containing protein At4g13650-like, whose translation MTPYKVHAHLIRFGFSQDSTFRNHLINLYAKSRFFGHARNLLDQCPEPDLVAWSALISGYAQNGLSREALSAFHEMHGLGVKSNEFTFPSVLKACSSSKDLRLGMQVHGVVYVTGFESDEFVANALVVMYSKCGEFGDTRKLFDVMQERNVVSWNALFSCYVQSDFLLEAMDLFEEMVLSGVRPDEYSLSSIINVCTGLGDGRRGRKLHGYVVKLGYDSDLFSANALVDMYAKAICLEDAVSVFEEIAQPDVVSWNAVIAGCVLHNCHGRALKFFRQLGGSGIRPNMFTLSSALKACAGLSFEKLGRQLHSFLVKMDTESDSYVKVGLIDMYCKCEIMTDARLLLNMMPKKDMIACNAVISGHSQMAEDIEAVTLFPEMHREGIGFNDTTLSTVLKSIASMQAAKVCEQVHALSIKTGFLSDRYVINSLLDAYGKCGQVENAGRIFEECKTEDLVAFTSMITAYAQYEQGEEALKLYVQMLHRGNEPDSFVCSSLLNACANLSAYEQGKQIHVHILKFGFLSDAFAGNSLVNMYAKCGSIEDAGRAFSEVPQRGIVSWSAMIGGLAQHGHGKEAINMFNHMLGDGISPNHITLVSVLCACNHAGLVTEARKYFESMKELFGVVPREEHYACMIDILGRAGKIQEAMELVNTMPFQANASVWGSLLGAARIHKNVELGERAADMLLVLEPEKSGTHVLLANIYAAAGMWDKVAKMRRLMKNNQVKKEPGMSWIEVQDKVHTFIVGDRSHLRSREIYVKLDELLDRIHKAGYVPMVENDLHDVEQSEKERLLRYHSEKLAVAFALIATPPGAPIRVKKNLRVCVDCHTAFKFICKITSREIIVRDVNRFHHFKDGSCSCGDYW comes from the exons ATGACACCTTACAAG GTCCATGCCCACTTGATCAGATTCGGGTTCTCCCAAGACTCGACCTTTCGGAACCATTTGATCAACCTCTATGCAAAAAGCAGGTTTTTTGGGCATGCCCGGAACCTGCTCGACCAATGTCCTGAACCAGATTTGGTTGCTTGGTCTGCTTTGATTTCTGGGTATGCCCAAAATGGGCTTAGTCGAGAAGCCCTTTCGGCTTTTCATGAGATGCATGGATTGGGGGTGAAGAGTAATGAGTTCACCTTCCCAAGTGTGCTCAAGGCTTGCTCTAGTTCTAAAGATTTGAGACTGGGAATGCAGGTTCATGGGGTGGTGTATGTTACCGGGTTTGAGTCCGACGAGTTTGTTGCTAATGCTTTGGTTGTTATGTATTCGAAATGTGGGGAGTTTGGGGATACAAGGAAGTTGTTTGATGTGATGCAGGAAAGGAATGTTGTGTCGTGGAATGCCTTGTTTTCGTGTTATGTGCAGAGTGATTTCTTATTGGAGGCAATGGATTTGTTTGAGGAAATGGTGCTGAGTGGAGTAAGGCCTGATGAGTATAGTCTGTCTAGTATAATAAATGTTTGTACCGGGTTGGGGGATGGTAGAAGAGGAAGGAAACTTCATGGATATGTAGTAAAGCTTGGGTATGATTCGGATTTGTTCTCAGCCAATGCCCTTGTCGACATGTATGCAAAAGCCATATGTCTTGAAGATGCAGTTTCAGTTTTTGAGGAAATTGCACAACCTGATGTTGTATCCTGGAATGCTGTCATTGCTGGTTGTGTTCTTCACAACTGCCATGGTCGGGCGCTCAAATTTTTCAGGCAACTGGGAGGGTCAGGTATCCGTCCGAATATGTTTACATTATCAAGTGCGCTTAAAGCTTGTGCTGGGTTGTCTTTCGAGAAATTGGGTAGGCAGTTGCACTCTTTCTTGGTAAAGATGGATACAGAATCAGATTCATACGTCAAAGTCGGACTGATAGATATGTATTGCAAGTGTGAGATCATGACTGATGCAAGGCTGCTTTTGAATATGATGCCAAAGAAAGACATGATTGCATGCAACGCTGTTATCTCTGGTCATTCACAGATGGCCGAAGACATAGAAGCTGTAACCCTCTTTCCTGAAATGCATAGGGAAGGAATAGGATTCAATGACACTACTTTATCTACAGTTCTTAAATCCATTGCGAGCATGCAGGCAGCAAAAGTTTGCGAACAAGTTCATGCTCTTTCAATCAAAACAGGTTTTCTGTCTGACAGGTATGTTATAAATAGCCTTCTTGATGCATATGGAAAGTGTGGTCAAGTAGAAAATGCAGGAAGGATTTTTGAAGAATGCAAAACTGAAGATTTGGTGGCTTTCACATCAATGATCACTGCCTATGCTCAATATGAACAAGGTGAAGAAGCTCTAAAACTCTATGTGCAAATGCTACATAGGGGGAACGAGCCTGATTCATTTGTATGTAGTTCTCTTCTGAATGCTTGTGCAAATTTGTCCGCGTATGAGCAAGGGAAGCAGATTCATGTTCACATTCTGAAGTTTGGATTCTTATCTGATGCTTTTGCCGGAAATTCCCTTGTTAATATGTATGCAAAATGTGGAAGCATAGAAGATGCAGGTCGTGCTTTCTCTGAGGTACCCCAGAGAGGAATAGTTTCATGGTCTGCAATGATTGGAGGACTTGCTCAACACGGACATGGAAAAGAGGCCATCAATATGTTCAATCATATGCTCGGAGATGGTATTTCCCCCAATCATATTACTCTAGTCAGTGTCCTCTGTGCGTGCAATCATGCAGGTTTAGTAACTGAAGCCAGAAAATATTTTGAGTCAATGAAAGAGCTGTTTGGAGTAGTGCCAAGGGAGGAACATTATGCCTGCATGATTGATATTCTTGGCAGAGCAGGAAAGATACAGGAGGCAATGGAGCTTGTCAACACGATGCCATTTCAAGCAAATGCCTCAGTTTGGGGATCACTTCTTGGTGCTGCAAGAATCCATAAAAATGTGGAGCTTGGTGAACGTGCTGCTGATATGCTCTTAGTTCTGGAGCCTGAGAAATCCGGTACTCATGTACTTCTTGCAAACATATATGCAGCAGCTGGCATGTGGGACAAGGTAGCGAAAATGAGAAGACTTATGAAAAACAACCAGGTAAAGAAGGAACCTGGGATGAGTTGGATTGAGGTCCAAGACAAGGTACATACCTTTATTGTAGGTGACAGAAGTCATTTGAGAAGCAGGGAGATATATGTAAAACTTGATGAGCTGCTTGACCGTATTCATAAAGCCGGCTATGTTCCAATGGTGGAAAACGACCTCCATGATGTGGAACAAAGCGAAAAGGAGCGGCTGCTACGGTATCACAGTGAGAAGCTTGCAGTGGCTTTCGCATTGATTGCCACTCCGCCAGGAGCTCCGATTAGGGTGAAGAAGAACTTAAGAGTGTGTGTAGATTGCCATACTGCATTCAAGTTCATCTGTAAAATCACCTCAAGGGAGATAATCGTGAGGGACGTCAATAGATTCCATCATTTCAAAGATGGCTCATGCTCTTGTGGGGATTACTGGTGA